One window from the genome of Acinetobacter sp. ANC 7912 encodes:
- a CDS encoding lytic transglycosylase domain-containing protein — MKKYSWFKGTSVLGCLCFLIGNSVFTHAGQIYMYKDHNGTTLLTNKKTSDKSLKKIKVTYYPDSNIHSYSNWGSSEASVLPSYSKNKNAFDSIIKQAAQQHGVSEGLIKAVMHTESGFNVHARSPVGAQGLMQLMPATARRFNVSNAYDPHQNIMAGAKYLAWLLKRFNGNTSLALAGYNAGEGNVAKYGGIPPFRETQDYVRRVTSRYHNLYSNGVGLSASSASSSSTPASPEHNKVIASSANYHEPAAPTLKANNYQRKIIVNGDGSFTDAPAGSYATAHATASARIYIHD; from the coding sequence ATGAAAAAATATTCATGGTTTAAGGGGACTTCTGTACTCGGTTGTCTGTGTTTTTTGATAGGAAATTCTGTCTTTACGCATGCAGGACAAATCTACATGTATAAAGATCACAATGGCACGACCTTATTAACCAACAAAAAAACCTCCGACAAGTCCTTAAAAAAAATTAAAGTGACCTACTATCCCGATAGTAATATTCATAGCTACAGCAACTGGGGCTCAAGCGAAGCTTCGGTCTTGCCAAGCTATAGCAAAAATAAAAATGCCTTTGACTCGATTATTAAACAGGCCGCACAGCAGCACGGTGTATCGGAAGGACTGATCAAGGCAGTGATGCATACTGAATCTGGCTTTAATGTGCATGCGCGTTCACCTGTAGGTGCGCAGGGTCTGATGCAGCTGATGCCTGCTACCGCTCGCCGTTTCAATGTCAGCAATGCCTATGATCCGCATCAGAACATTATGGCCGGTGCCAAATATTTGGCCTGGTTGCTCAAGCGTTTTAATGGCAATACTTCTTTAGCCCTGGCTGGCTATAATGCAGGTGAAGGTAATGTCGCCAAATATGGTGGTATACCGCCTTTCCGCGAAACCCAGGATTATGTGCGTCGTGTCACTAGCCGCTATCACAACCTGTATTCAAATGGAGTGGGCCTGAGTGCTTCGTCTGCATCCTCCTCTTCTACACCTGCATCACCAGAGCATAACAAGGTGATTGCCAGCTCAGCCAATTACCATGAACCGGCTGCGCCAACGCTGAAAGCCAATAATTATCAGCGTAAAATTATTGTCAATGGAGATGGTAGTTTTACCGATGCACCAGCAGGTTCTTATGCAACGGCGCATGCCACGGCATCTGCCCGAATTTATATTCATGACTAA
- the htpX gene encoding protease HtpX, whose protein sequence is MMRIGLFLLTNLAVLVVAGIILSLFGVGSYHGAGGLNLGNLLVICFVFGMVGSLVSLFMSKWMAKKTTGTELIDPNAPRNQAEAWLLQEVAQLSQRAGIRMPEVGIFPSYQSNAFATGWNKNDALVAVSTGLLERMNKDELRAVLAHEIGHVANGDMVTLALIQGVVNAFVMFFARVVGDFIDRNVFGREDGEAPGIAYFVTTIVLDIVFGILASAIVMWFSRYREYRADEAGARLAGKQAMISALLRLQAESEMPDAMPKEMKAFAISAGQEQGFSLAALFQTHPTIEQRVAALQQLNLP, encoded by the coding sequence ATGATGCGGATTGGTTTGTTCTTGCTAACCAACCTCGCGGTACTGGTTGTAGCTGGCATTATCTTGTCACTCTTCGGTGTCGGTAGTTACCATGGCGCGGGTGGCTTGAATCTAGGCAACCTGCTGGTGATCTGTTTTGTGTTCGGTATGGTGGGCTCTCTGGTTTCGCTGTTCATGTCAAAATGGATGGCAAAGAAGACTACCGGTACGGAACTGATTGATCCCAACGCTCCACGTAACCAGGCAGAAGCATGGTTATTACAGGAAGTTGCACAGCTGTCTCAGCGTGCAGGCATTCGCATGCCGGAAGTGGGTATTTTCCCATCTTACCAGTCCAACGCATTCGCGACCGGCTGGAACAAAAATGATGCACTGGTTGCGGTTTCAACCGGTCTGCTGGAACGCATGAACAAAGATGAACTGCGTGCAGTACTGGCTCACGAAATTGGTCACGTTGCCAATGGTGACATGGTGACACTGGCCCTGATTCAGGGTGTGGTGAACGCCTTCGTGATGTTCTTTGCACGTGTGGTGGGTGACTTTATCGATCGTAACGTCTTCGGCCGTGAAGATGGCGAAGCACCGGGGATTGCTTACTTCGTAACAACCATCGTGCTGGATATTGTATTTGGTATCCTGGCGTCTGCGATCGTAATGTGGTTCTCTCGCTACCGTGAATACCGTGCCGATGAAGCAGGTGCACGTTTAGCAGGTAAACAGGCGATGATTTCTGCCCTGTTACGCTTACAAGCTGAATCTGAAATGCCAGATGCGATGCCTAAAGAAATGAAAGCATTTGCCATCTCTGCAGGTCAGGAACAAGGTTTCAGCCTAGCTGCTTTATTCCAGACTCACCCGACCATCGAACAACGTGTTGCAGCGCTGCAACAGCTGAATCTGCCTTAA
- a CDS encoding DUF4112 domain-containing protein: MIETGNKNPKKMTQQEVIRLERDLAKFANMMDSVVRIPFTKQGVGADAALSTVPVAGDLAGFAMTCYAIYKAHQIGVPQSKLNPVMKLAVMDALVGFIPVVGTIFDVFIRPSRKALDIVHEHIREEYQIRSEHHVVHPFLHEKLEQKQQQSPFWRNPVVAWIWIHIPDILGTIFLILFILAIGWGVMAIYQWWNP, from the coding sequence ATGATCGAAACAGGTAATAAAAATCCCAAGAAGATGACTCAGCAGGAAGTGATCCGCCTGGAACGTGATCTGGCCAAGTTCGCCAACATGATGGACTCTGTGGTGCGGATTCCTTTTACCAAGCAGGGTGTTGGTGCGGATGCTGCGCTCAGTACTGTACCAGTAGCGGGGGATTTAGCCGGTTTTGCCATGACCTGTTATGCGATCTATAAGGCGCATCAGATTGGCGTGCCGCAGTCCAAGCTGAATCCGGTCATGAAACTGGCAGTGATGGACGCCTTGGTAGGATTTATCCCAGTGGTTGGAACGATTTTTGATGTGTTCATTCGTCCTAGCCGGAAAGCACTAGACATTGTGCATGAACATATTCGGGAAGAATACCAGATTCGCAGTGAACATCATGTGGTGCATCCTTTTCTGCATGAAAAACTGGAACAGAAACAGCAGCAATCCCCTTTCTGGCGTAATCCGGTGGTGGCCTGGATTTGGATTCATATTCCCGACATTTTAGGCACGATTTTCCTGATTCTGTTTATCCTCGCCATCGGTTGGGGCGTCATGGCGATCTATCAGTGGTGGAATCCATAA
- the mgtE gene encoding magnesium transporter has product MPDQHLTQVRESLKQQQANVDQQLSELNVADQARLLSELKPGDRQYRFEQVKHPAQVLEFLPLDQQLQIANQLTIEQLANVLNAMHSDDFIDLYKQLPIEKQQQLLSKLSVQAHHSLKVLHAYPEETAGALMSSDYVTLSPELTMHEAIATLRDIAGNHDTLYLIYIVDAEQHLVGVISLRQIVQAQPTATIAEVMTREVIYGTVDEDQELIARRLAYYDFIALPIVDAEQRLVGIVTYDDAMDIAEAESTEDFLKAGAVEPLDQLSLKTAPILSLYQKRVFWLVLLVFGSLLSSFGIARYEDIISEHIVLVFFLPLLVGSGGNAGSQSATLMVRALATGDVQFKDWFRLIRRETLVALCLGLTMALAVSILGYIRGDLMVAVVLAISMMGIVLLGCLIGMSLPFVLNKLKLDPASASAPLVTSICDASGVVVYLFVASQLLF; this is encoded by the coding sequence ATGCCGGATCAGCATCTTACACAGGTACGTGAATCGTTAAAACAGCAACAAGCCAATGTGGATCAGCAACTGTCTGAGCTAAATGTGGCCGATCAGGCTCGCCTGCTGTCTGAATTAAAACCCGGTGACCGGCAGTACCGTTTTGAACAGGTCAAGCATCCCGCACAGGTATTGGAATTCCTGCCTTTGGATCAGCAGCTGCAAATCGCGAATCAGCTTACTATTGAGCAGTTGGCGAATGTTCTAAATGCCATGCATTCGGATGATTTTATTGACCTGTACAAACAGTTGCCCATTGAAAAGCAGCAGCAATTGCTAAGTAAACTTTCAGTTCAAGCACATCATTCCCTAAAAGTTCTGCATGCCTATCCGGAAGAAACCGCCGGCGCTTTGATGAGTTCAGACTATGTGACCTTGTCACCTGAACTAACCATGCATGAGGCGATTGCAACCCTACGCGATATTGCCGGTAATCATGACACTCTATATCTGATTTATATTGTGGATGCCGAGCAGCACCTGGTTGGGGTGATTTCTTTACGCCAGATTGTTCAGGCCCAACCCACCGCAACAATTGCCGAAGTGATGACCCGAGAAGTGATTTATGGCACGGTGGATGAAGACCAGGAACTGATTGCCCGCAGGCTGGCTTACTATGACTTCATTGCCTTGCCAATTGTCGATGCCGAGCAGCGTCTGGTCGGGATTGTGACCTATGACGATGCCATGGATATTGCCGAAGCAGAAAGCACCGAGGACTTCTTGAAAGCGGGTGCGGTTGAGCCACTAGATCAGCTTAGCCTAAAAACTGCACCGATTCTGTCCCTATATCAGAAGCGCGTGTTTTGGCTGGTACTCTTGGTGTTTGGTAGTCTGCTTTCTAGCTTTGGCATCGCCAGATATGAAGATATTATTTCTGAACATATTGTCTTGGTCTTTTTTCTGCCACTACTTGTCGGGAGTGGTGGGAATGCCGGTTCACAATCTGCGACCTTGATGGTTCGTGCATTGGCAACAGGAGATGTGCAGTTTAAGGACTGGTTTAGGCTGATTAGACGGGAAACCTTGGTCGCATTGTGTCTGGGACTTACCATGGCACTGGCTGTGTCGATTCTCGGCTATATCCGTGGTGATCTGATGGTGGCTGTGGTACTGGCGATCAGTATGATGGGCATTGTACTGCTCGGTTGCCTGATTGGAATGAGTTTGCCATTTGTGCTAAACAAACTGAAACTCGATCCGGCCAGCGCCTCTGCGCCGCTGGTGACGTCGATCTGTGATGCTAGTGGGGTAGTAGTCTATCTGTTTGTGGCTTCCCAGTTATTATTTTAA
- a CDS encoding multidrug efflux RND transporter permease subunit produces the protein MLSKFFIHRPIFAGVLAIVVMAIGLFAVMNLPVERYPDIAPPRVTVSATYSGASAETVEESVTQVLEQQIKGIDHLLYFSSSSDSSGRSRINISFENGTDPDTAQVQVQNAINGVLNRLPEDVQRQGVNVFKSLGDTHMVIGLYDESRRSDNIALSDYLSTHIEQDISRVEGVGEVDVFGSQYAMRIWLNPHKLKQYNLMPSDIRAAIEAQNTQVAAGAVGDLPTVEDQYLNAKVTSGTRLRTIEEFENIIVKSDRDGSFIYLKDVARIELGAENYQSFSTTNSYPSAGLAISLSSGANAIATSEKIKTEIERLSKQLPEGYKIAYPRDNTPFVQESIKEVVKTLAEAIILVIVVMFVFLQNWRATLIPAVTVPVVLLGTMAILYAIGLSINTLTLFALVLAIGLLVDDAIVVVENVERLMHEKNLSAKEAALESMQEISGALVGITLVLTAVFIPMAFFGGSTGVIYRQFSITLVAAMSLSLMVALILTPALCALILKPNPKPARWALWFNQKLENLKQGYLSLSSKTLDHKAVCLVLFSGLLIVFGLFYKALPTSFLPSEDQGTLSIQVRLQEGAPLKNTIAAGEKIREYFLEQEKDNINLVMMRYGRNFSGTGQNLATGFVALKHWDERQGEENTAQAIRERAMKHFRGFKDAQVNINMPASVSGLGQTDGLEFWIRDVEGNGRQYLEDQYKLIDEQAKRYSTFENLGKRANPEKAELKVNIDQKQAMANGLSQSAINSTLSAAWGGNYVNDFIDRGRIKRVMMQGDAEFRSKPEDLALWHVRNDQNQMVPFSNFSTVNWSGGPEVVNRFMGYTALQMEADVSKNTSSGEAMRDIEQLVAEQKGIDVTWSGLSFEEKQSSNQAIILYAVSIGFIFLCLAALYESWSIPTAVMSAIPLGIGGNIIFSFLAGFPNDIYLQIALLTTIGLSCKNAILIVEFAALAEQQGKSIVAAALEGASLRLRPILMTSLAFGAGILPLVFAFGAGAASRQEIGVSVLGGVIFGTILVLIFIPFMYVMVRRLFQKKKMQLN, from the coding sequence ATGCTGTCCAAGTTTTTTATTCATCGACCTATTTTTGCAGGCGTACTAGCTATCGTGGTGATGGCAATTGGCCTGTTTGCGGTGATGAATTTGCCTGTTGAGCGCTATCCGGATATTGCTCCACCTCGCGTAACAGTATCAGCGACTTATTCAGGTGCTTCTGCGGAAACGGTTGAGGAGAGTGTGACTCAGGTCTTGGAGCAGCAGATCAAGGGGATTGATCACCTTTTATATTTTAGTTCCAGCAGTGATTCTTCTGGGCGTAGCCGGATCAATATCAGTTTTGAAAATGGGACTGATCCAGACACTGCACAGGTTCAGGTACAAAATGCGATTAATGGAGTGCTGAACCGGCTGCCAGAAGATGTGCAGCGTCAGGGTGTCAATGTCTTCAAATCACTTGGCGATACCCATATGGTGATTGGCCTGTATGACGAATCGCGCCGTAGTGACAATATTGCTCTGTCTGACTATTTATCGACCCATATCGAGCAGGATATTTCCCGGGTCGAAGGCGTGGGTGAAGTGGATGTGTTCGGTTCGCAGTATGCGATGCGTATCTGGCTGAATCCGCACAAGCTGAAGCAATATAACCTGATGCCGAGTGATATCCGGGCTGCGATTGAAGCGCAAAATACTCAGGTCGCTGCTGGTGCAGTCGGTGATTTACCAACGGTTGAAGACCAGTACCTAAATGCCAAAGTCACTTCAGGTACACGTCTGAGAACAATCGAAGAATTTGAAAATATTATTGTCAAGTCTGACCGGGACGGTAGCTTTATCTATTTAAAAGATGTTGCGCGTATCGAACTGGGTGCCGAAAACTACCAGTCCTTTAGTACTACCAATAGTTATCCATCCGCTGGTTTGGCGATTTCGCTGTCGTCGGGTGCCAATGCAATTGCCACTTCAGAGAAGATTAAAACTGAAATTGAGCGTCTTTCCAAGCAGTTGCCGGAAGGGTACAAGATTGCCTATCCGCGGGATAACACACCTTTCGTTCAGGAATCCATCAAGGAAGTGGTGAAGACTCTGGCTGAAGCGATCATCTTGGTCATTGTAGTGATGTTTGTCTTCCTGCAGAACTGGCGAGCGACACTGATTCCTGCAGTGACTGTTCCAGTGGTATTGCTTGGTACGATGGCAATTCTGTATGCCATTGGACTCAGTATCAACACCTTAACCCTATTTGCACTCGTCCTTGCAATTGGTTTGCTGGTCGATGATGCAATTGTGGTGGTGGAAAATGTCGAGCGTCTGATGCATGAGAAGAACCTTTCTGCCAAAGAAGCAGCGCTGGAATCCATGCAGGAAATTAGCGGGGCACTGGTCGGCATTACTTTAGTACTGACTGCTGTCTTTATTCCGATGGCCTTCTTTGGCGGTTCAACCGGGGTGATCTATCGCCAGTTCTCCATCACGCTGGTGGCCGCAATGTCACTGTCGTTGATGGTTGCCTTGATTTTAACTCCGGCACTGTGTGCTTTAATTCTCAAACCCAATCCTAAACCGGCACGCTGGGCACTATGGTTTAACCAGAAACTGGAAAATCTGAAACAAGGTTATTTAAGCCTGTCCAGCAAAACTCTAGATCATAAAGCCGTCTGTCTGGTGTTATTTAGTGGACTGCTGATTGTATTTGGCCTGTTTTATAAAGCATTGCCCACCAGCTTCCTGCCAAGTGAGGATCAGGGCACACTCAGCATTCAGGTTCGTTTGCAGGAAGGGGCGCCGCTAAAAAACACTATTGCCGCTGGTGAAAAGATTCGTGAATATTTCCTTGAGCAGGAAAAAGACAATATCAATCTAGTCATGATGCGTTATGGCCGTAACTTCTCTGGTACAGGCCAGAACCTGGCGACGGGTTTCGTGGCACTAAAACACTGGGATGAGCGTCAAGGCGAGGAAAACACAGCTCAGGCGATTCGTGAACGGGCCATGAAACATTTCCGTGGCTTTAAGGATGCACAGGTCAATATCAATATGCCAGCTTCGGTCAGTGGGCTGGGGCAAACCGATGGTCTGGAATTCTGGATTCGGGATGTAGAGGGTAATGGCCGCCAGTATTTAGAAGATCAATATAAGTTGATTGATGAACAGGCCAAGCGCTACAGTACCTTTGAAAATCTGGGCAAGCGAGCCAATCCGGAAAAAGCTGAACTCAAGGTCAATATCGACCAGAAACAGGCGATGGCCAATGGTCTGAGCCAATCTGCCATTAACAGCACCTTGTCTGCGGCTTGGGGCGGCAATTATGTGAATGACTTTATTGACCGTGGCCGCATCAAACGGGTGATGATGCAGGGTGATGCCGAATTCCGTTCTAAACCGGAAGATCTGGCGTTGTGGCATGTACGTAATGACCAGAACCAGATGGTGCCGTTTAGTAACTTCTCTACCGTGAATTGGAGTGGTGGTCCAGAAGTGGTGAATCGCTTTATGGGCTATACAGCCTTACAAATGGAAGCCGATGTCAGCAAAAATACCAGCAGTGGTGAAGCCATGCGTGATATCGAGCAGCTGGTAGCGGAGCAGAAAGGCATTGATGTGACCTGGAGTGGCCTGTCTTTTGAAGAAAAACAGTCTAGTAATCAGGCAATCATCCTGTATGCGGTGTCGATTGGCTTTATCTTCCTGTGTCTGGCGGCACTTTACGAAAGCTGGAGTATTCCAACCGCAGTAATGTCGGCGATTCCACTCGGCATTGGCGGTAATATCATATTTAGCTTTTTGGCCGGTTTCCCGAATGACATCTATCTCCAGATTGCTTTACTGACCACGATTGGCCTGTCCTGTAAGAATGCGATTTTGATTGTGGAATTCGCGGCGCTGGCCGAACAGCAGGGTAAATCGATTGTGGCTGCAGCACTAGAAGGCGCTAGCCTGCGTCTGCGTCCAATTTTGATGACTTCATTAGCCTTTGGTGCTGGAATTCTGCCACTGGTATTTGCCTTTGGTGCCGGCGCTGCCAGCCGTCAGGAAATCGGTGTCAGCGTGCTTGGTGGGGTGATTTTCGGAACCATTCTGGTCCTGATCTTTATTCCATTTATGTATGTGATGGTACGCAGACTGTTTCAGAAGAAAAAGATGCAACTCAACTAA